In the genome of Abyssalbus ytuae, the window TTGTATGGAGATAAATACAGTAGTTGTACCGATGAGAAGGAGTGAAATACTCCAGATGGTTCTCCATACGTTCGATTTTACCGCTTCCACATTAGCGAGTATCTCCTGCAGGGTTCCTGCAGTAGTACTTCCTACTACTTTCGATATTTCTGAATAGAGCTGCTGGGTAACGGCTTCCTGGCCCCAGAAATAGCTGGCAATTTGCACCATTATAAACATAACTGCTGGTAAACTGAATAAGGTGTAGAAAGATATCGAGGCACTATGGAGAAAAGGATCGGCATCGAGAAACTCTGCTACAAATTTATTTGAGGCTTTCCATATTTTTTTAAAATTGATTTTCATAATATGAAAATTACGAAACGTATGGAAAGCTATTAGCTGTAAACATTTTATATTTAATACATTAAATAAAAGTCACTACTTTGTCCGGTAATATCCAAAAAACTGTGTAAATAAATTAAAAACGGGACAAATTCAAAAATGATGAACTTGTCCCGTCAAGTGACCGCGGAAGGATTCGAACCCTCAACCCTCAGAGCCGAAATCTGATATTCTATCCAGTTGAACTACGCGGCCTTTCTATATTGTTTTTTCTCCATCTTCTCCCTGCTGCACTTTTCAAATATTTTTCTCTCTTCCTTGCTTCTTCTATGGTTTCAAACACCTCCTGGTAACATACAACCCATGGAAGAAAAGCTTTGGTCGATTTTACTGTTCCTGAATTATGCTGTCTCAGCCTCTCTTTTACATCTTGAGACATCCCTACATAAAACCGGGCAAATTTATGGCTATAAATAATATAAACAAAATGCATCCCGAAATCTGATATTCCCTGCCCGAACTTACCGTTAGGTAAGGGTGGGTATCCAGTTGAACCCGCCTGAATGTATTCAGTCGGGCAAGCTACGCGGCCTTTCTATATTGTTTTTTCTCCATCTTCTCCCTGCTGCACTTTTCAAATATTTTTCTCTCTTCCTTGCTTCTTCTATGGTTTCAAACACCTCCTGGTAACATACAACCCATGGAAGAAAAGCTTTGGTCGATTTTACTGTTCCTGAATTATGCTGTCTCAGCCTCTCTTTTACATCTTGAGACATCCCTACATAAAACCGGGCAAATTTATGGCTATAAATAATATAAACAAAATGCATCCCGAAATCTGATATTCCCTGCCCGAACTTACCGTTAGGTAAGGGTGGGTATCCAGTTGAACCCGCCTGAATGTATTCAGTCGGGCAAGCTACGCGGCCTTTCTATATTGTTTTTTCTCCATCTTCTCCCTGCTGCACTTTTCAAATATTTTTCTCTCTTCCTTGCTTCTTCTATGGTTTCAAACACCTCCTGGTAACATACAACCCATGGAAGAAAAGCTTTGGTCGATTTTACTGTTCCTGAATTATGCTGTCTCAGCCTCTCTTTTACATCTTGAGACATCCCTACATAAAACCGGGCAAATTTATGGCTATAAATAATATAAACAAAATGCATCCCGAAATCTGATATTCCCTGCCCGAACTTACCGTTAGGTAGGGGTGGGTATCCAGTTGAACCCGCCTGAATGTATTCAGTCGGGCAAGCTACGCGGCCTGTTTTTGTTATAGTTTTAAGCCAGTTTTGCTTTTACAATATTAGAAATAGTTTTACCATCTGCTTTACCGGCGAGTTGCTTTGAGACTATTCCCATATCCTTCATACTATCTGCATTAGTTTGCGAAATTACTTCTGTAACAACTTTTTCAATTTCCTCTTCAGATAATTGTTCCGGTAAAAATTTTTCAATTACTGCTACCTGTGCCAGTTCCGGTTCGGCCAAATCAGCCCTTCCCTGTTCTGTATATATAGCAGCACTCTCTTTGCGTTGCTTTACCAATTTTTGTAAAAGTTTTATTTCCTCTTCTTCTGAAAGTTCATCTTTTGCACCGGCTTCGGTTTTAGCCAACAAAATTCCGGACTTGATTGCTCTTAAAGCCTCTAAAGCAACGGAATCTTTTGCTTTCATAGCGGCTTTCATTCCTTCCATTATTTTTGATTGCAAACTCATTTATACTTTCTTTTTAACTTTTATCAATTGGAATGCGAAGATAAAAAAATAACCCGAAACATATATGCTTCGGGTGTATATTACTTATCACAATTTGAAAAACAATTATTTAATCAACATTATCATGTAAAAATGAATTATTTGTACGTAACTGAACATCATTATTACTATCGGTTCCCAAGCTTACCCGGGAAGCATCAGTTTCATTTTTCTTATTTTCCAATTCTATTCCCATTCTTTTATAGGCCGGTTGTTTTTCTATTTCATCAATCCTGCTTATGTTATTTCTGAATTTATAATTAAAATCCTTAAGTTTTTTCCTTCTCTCTTCCGCTCTTCTTTTTAAACTTTCTTCAATTGAGCTGTTAAAAGGATCTATTTCCTTTATTTCCTTATTTTTTTCAACTGGTTTTTCTTCATCAACTATCTTTTTTTCAAAAACTATTTCCTCTTCAACAACCGGTGTTTTTTTGGCTGTTGGTTTTGCATTGTTAAGGTTAGTTTCCATTTCCATATAGTCATCCAAACTATATCTTATTTCTCCTTCTTCTGAAACTTCGGTAACCGGAACTATTTCTATAGCATCTTTTACATTATAGTTTTTTACTTCATCGGTTAAATCAAATAATACTACATTCTCTTCTTTTTTATCATCGTCTTTTGTTTGCTTTATTGGCATATCAAACGATAACTCAATTTGATTATCTTCTTCTACAGGTTTTACTACTTCCGGTTCTACCACTTCTATGTTCCTTATTCGGGAGGTGGTATCAATTATAACAAAATCATCATCATTATCTGCCGACACTTCTTCATAAACAACATTAATATTTTTAATGATGTCGGTTGTAGGTATTAATTTTAGTTCCTTTTCATCGTCAAATAATGTATGTTTGATTACATTTTGTTTATCTAAATTACTTTCTTTTGAAAGGCCTGAAGGACGTGTATTACCTTGAAAAGGAGCAGATTTAGGAGTTAAATCGTGTTCTACTTTTTGTTCATCCTCCAGTGTGTGTATAATTTTTTTTGCTTCGGTATTTACAATTTCATGTTGTTGCTCGGCATTAAAACCGGTAGCAATTACTGTTACGGCTATAGCATCTCCCAACTCTTCGTCTTCTCCCACACCCATGATAATATTTGCACTGTTACCGGCTTCACTTTGAATATAGTCATTGATTTCGCCTATTTCATCGAGTGTAATTTCTTCGGCTCCGGAAACAATCAGCAACAATACATTTTTGGCTCCTGTAATTTTATTGTCATTTAATAAAGGAGAGTCCAGTGCTTTAATAATAGCTTCCTGTGCCCTGCTGCCTCCTGTTGCGGTGGCAGATCCCATAATTGCCGTACCACTATTTGACAATACGGTTTTAGCATCCCTCAAGTCAATATTTTGGGTATAGTGGTGTGTAATTACTTCTGCAATGCCCCTGGAAGCTGTTGACAATACTTCATCTGCTTTAGAAAATCCTGCTTTAAAACCTAAATTACCATAAACTTCACGAAGTTTATTGTTATTAATTACAATTAATGAGTCTACATGTGTACGAAGATTTTCAATTCCTTTTTGTGCCTGTTGTATACGCATTTTCCCTTCAAACTGGAAGGGCATAGTAACAATACCCACAGTGAGGATGTCCATATCTTTTGCCATTTTAGCTATTATAGGGGCAGCACCAGTACCTGTACCGCCTCCCATACCGGCAGTTATGAAGACCATTTTTGTGTTTGTATCCAGCATTCTCTTTATATCTTCCACACTTTCAATAGCAGACTGTTCTCCAACCTGCGGATTGGCTCCTGCTCCCAAACCTTCGGTTAAAGATACTCCCAACTGCACTTTGTTAGGTACAGGTGAATTTTCAAGAGCCTGTGCATCAGTATTACATACTACGAAATCTACACCGTTTATTCCCTGCTGAAACATATAATTAATAGCATTGCTACCTCCTCCTCCAACGCCTATTACTTTGATGACATTGCTTTGGTTCTTGGGTAAATCGAATGCTATTGCTCCATAATCTTTGTTACTACTCATAATTTAGGTTTTCTGTTGTACTGTATTGTCAAATATTGTTTTTCTATTTTCCGAATTCCCTCTGTGGGTTATTCAGCATTATCTAAAAAGTCTTTTAACTTTTCAGACCATTTTTCTAAAAATGATTTTCTCTGTTGTTCTACTTTAGCAGCCTGTTGCTGCGACTCCTGATAAGCAAAATTTTGGTTCCCATTTTCTTCTTTTTCTTTATCATTATTATCAGATGCTTCATCAGTTACATGGATATTCTTTTCCTTTTTTTGTAAGGCATTCATAACCAATCCCACAGCAGTTGCATATACAGGACTGGCCACTTCAGAATCAGAATCTCCTGCCAGATGCTCGTTCGGATATCCTATCCTGGTATCCATGCCGGTAATATATTCTACCAATTGTTTGAGGTGTTTTAACTGGCTGCCACCCCCTGTTAAAACTATTCCTGCTATTAATTTTTTCTTTTGCTCTTCGTGTCCGTAATTTTTTATTTCCACATATACCTGTTCAATAATTTCCACCACCCTTGCATGTATTATTTTCGAAAGGTTTTTTAAGGTAATCTCTTTAGGTTCTCTTCCTCTTAATCCGGGTATGGAAACTATTTCATTGTCTTTGTTTTCTCCGGGCCACGCCGAACCAAACTTTATTTTAAGCAATTCGGCCTGTTTTTCAATGATGGAGCAACCTTCTTTTATATCTTCGGTTATGACATTTCCTCCAAAAGGAATAACTGCAGTATGACGAATAATTCCATCTTTGAAAATTGCCAAATCTGTTGTTCCTCCTCCTATATCGATCAAAGCTACTCCTGCTTCTTTTTCCTCCTGACTTAAAACTGCATTAGCAGAAGCCAGAGGCTCCAGTGTTATGCCTCCAAGTTCAAGTCCGGCACTTTTAACACATCTTCCTATATTTCGTATGGATGAAACCTGCCCGACCACTACGTGAAAATTAGCTTCGAGTCTTCCTCCGTACATGCCTATAGGTTCTTTTATCTCGGCCTGTCCATCTACCTTATATTCCTGTGGCAACACATGAATAATCTCTTCTCCCGGTAGCATAACCAACTTATATACCTGATCACAAAGTTTATCAAGATCGGCTTCATTAATTACTTTTTCCGAGTCTGACCTTGTTATATAATCTCTATGTTGTAAGCTACGTATATGCTGACCGGCAATTCCTACTACCACATCGTTTATTTTTAGTCCGGAAACACTTTCGGCTTCCTGCATAGCTTGTTGTATAGACTGAATAGTTTGGGTTATATTATTTACCACGCCTCTATGCACACCCAGACTTTTAGATTTGCCTGTACCTAATATCTGTATTTTGCCATACTCATTATAGCTACCTATCATTGCCACAATTTTTGTGGTCCCTATGTCTAATCCTACTGCGTATTTAGTGGTCTCCATAAATTAAATTTTAGCACACACAACCTGATTTTTAAATTGCAGATCAACAACTGCATAATTATTTAGGGTTTTATCTTTTGATGCCTTTTGATAAAATGCTTTTAAATTGTTAAACTTACTTTCAAGATTATTTACATCTCCCAGTTTTATCGTAAAATTTTCTACCCGAAAACGCATTTCAAAATTATTCCCGGTTTGTTGTATGCCTATTACATTTTTGCTTAAAAATTCATCGTTGCGAACATACATTGCCAATTTGTATATATCTTCCAGGTTATTTTTACTCACAGTTCCGGTTACAAGAGGAACCCTGGCAGAATAAATTGGTGATAACGGCATTACATCCCCGTTAATATCTAAATAGCATTTAGCCTTGCCTCCAAGGCGTGCAATAGGTGTTCTTTGTTTGATTTCAATGTTAAGTTGGCCGTTTACAGATAAATAAACTTCAGCATTTTCTACCATTTCATTGGAGTTCAGGGCATCTTCCAACTTTTTCAAAACTAATTTTTCTTTAGGTATGCTCGTAACGTCGACCTCATTTTGTATTAACAATTTATTAACCGTCGGATATGTGACAAATAAATTTTCACTATCCAATATTTTCACATCAACTTTATTTAATTGCTTTTTGCTACTCCTTTCCTGAGTGAAAGAATAAAGAAAAATTACCAGTACTATTACTGCTACTATTTTTATGTATCCTTTTCTAATTTTCATTTAATAAAGCTTCTTTAATTTTTTTTACTTCTTCCCCTATATCGCCAGCTCCAAGTGTTAGTATTACAAAAGCACTGGTATGTTTCACTACCGAAGGCAATTCATCTTTACTTATCAACTGTTTATTCGGATTATTAATTTTATTGAGTAACCATTGCGATGTAACTCCTTCTATGGGTTGCTCACGGGCAGGGTAGATATCTAACAGAATAATCTCATCAAATTTTGACAGGCTTTTTGCAAAATCTTCTATAAAATCGCGGGTTCTGCTATACAAGTGAGGTTGAAAAATTGCCAAAACTTTTTTATCGGGATACATTTCTTTCACCGCATGGTATACTGCTTCAATTTCGGTAGGATGATGGGCATAGTCATCAATATAAACTTTATATTCTGTTTGAATATGATAGGAAAACCTTCTTTTAACACCTTTAAAACTTTCAAGAGCCATAGCCAGGCGGTCAGGGGGGACATTTATCTGAGCCGCCATTGCAAAAGCTGCCAATGCATTTAACAGATTATGCTGCCCCGGCTTGTTAAATTTAACTCCTTCGATGTTTCCGAAGGGGGTCACCACATCAAAAACGTAGGTCGCGTTTTTAATTTTTATATTCTTTATGCAATAATCCGAATCATCTTCTATTCCATATGTAATACCTTCAAGAGGTATCCCCTTTCGCAGAAATAATTTTCCGCCCGGTTTTATTTTTTTTGTGAATTCAATAAAGCTTTTTTCAAGTTCTTTTTTCTCTCCATATATATCTAAATGATCAGCATCCATAGACGTAACACATGCTATGTCAGGAAAAAGATGAAGAAAAGACCTGTCAAATTCATCGGCTTCAACTACCGTATATTTGTCTCCTTCTGTCAGAAAATTGCTGTTGAAGTTTTCAGACACTCCTCCCAAAAATGCGGTTAAAGGCATTCCGGTTTCTTTTAAAATATGAGCTAAAATTGATGATGTAGTCGTTTTACCATGTGTACCTGCAACGGCAAAGCAAAAGGAATCCTTTGTTATAAAACCAAGAACTTGTGCCCTTTTATAAATTTCAAAGCCATTATCTTTAAAATAATTATACTCTCCGTGGTCTTTTGGAATAGCAGGGGTGTAAACAATGAGCGTTTTATTTTTTTCTTTAAAACCGGCAGGTATACTCATCAGATTGTCGTCAAAATGCACATACATTCCTGCACTTTGTAATCCCTCTGTTATTTCACTGGGAGTTTTATCATATCCGGCTACATTTTTTCCTATGAATTTAAAATAACGTGCCAAAGCAGACATTCCTATGCCGCCTATTCCCAAAAAGTAAACGTTATGTATGTTTTTTAAATTCATC includes:
- the murC gene encoding UDP-N-acetylmuramate--L-alanine ligase, whose amino-acid sequence is MNLKNIHNVYFLGIGGIGMSALARYFKFIGKNVAGYDKTPSEITEGLQSAGMYVHFDDNLMSIPAGFKEKNKTLIVYTPAIPKDHGEYNYFKDNGFEIYKRAQVLGFITKDSFCFAVAGTHGKTTTSSILAHILKETGMPLTAFLGGVSENFNSNFLTEGDKYTVVEADEFDRSFLHLFPDIACVTSMDADHLDIYGEKKELEKSFIEFTKKIKPGGKLFLRKGIPLEGITYGIEDDSDYCIKNIKIKNATYVFDVVTPFGNIEGVKFNKPGQHNLLNALAAFAMAAQINVPPDRLAMALESFKGVKRRFSYHIQTEYKVYIDDYAHHPTEIEAVYHAVKEMYPDKKVLAIFQPHLYSRTRDFIEDFAKSLSKFDEIILLDIYPAREQPIEGVTSQWLLNKINNPNKQLISKDELPSVVKHTSAFVILTLGAGDIGEEVKKIKEALLNEN
- a CDS encoding GIY-YIG nuclease family protein, with the protein product MHFVYIIYSHKFARFYVGMSQDVKERLRQHNSGTVKSTKAFLPWVVCYQEVFETIEEARKREKYLKSAAGRRWRKNNIERPRSSTG
- a CDS encoding cell division protein FtsQ/DivIB; this translates as MKIRKGYIKIVAVIVLVIFLYSFTQERSSKKQLNKVDVKILDSENLFVTYPTVNKLLIQNEVDVTSIPKEKLVLKKLEDALNSNEMVENAEVYLSVNGQLNIEIKQRTPIARLGGKAKCYLDINGDVMPLSPIYSARVPLVTGTVSKNNLEDIYKLAMYVRNDEFLSKNVIGIQQTGNNFEMRFRVENFTIKLGDVNNLESKFNNLKAFYQKASKDKTLNNYAVVDLQFKNQVVCAKI
- the ftsZ gene encoding cell division protein FtsZ; this translates as MSSNKDYGAIAFDLPKNQSNVIKVIGVGGGGSNAINYMFQQGINGVDFVVCNTDAQALENSPVPNKVQLGVSLTEGLGAGANPQVGEQSAIESVEDIKRMLDTNTKMVFITAGMGGGTGTGAAPIIAKMAKDMDILTVGIVTMPFQFEGKMRIQQAQKGIENLRTHVDSLIVINNNKLREVYGNLGFKAGFSKADEVLSTASRGIAEVITHHYTQNIDLRDAKTVLSNSGTAIMGSATATGGSRAQEAIIKALDSPLLNDNKITGAKNVLLLIVSGAEEITLDEIGEINDYIQSEAGNSANIIMGVGEDEELGDAIAVTVIATGFNAEQQHEIVNTEAKKIIHTLEDEQKVEHDLTPKSAPFQGNTRPSGLSKESNLDKQNVIKHTLFDDEKELKLIPTTDIIKNINVVYEEVSADNDDDFVIIDTTSRIRNIEVVEPEVVKPVEEDNQIELSFDMPIKQTKDDDKKEENVVLFDLTDEVKNYNVKDAIEIVPVTEVSEEGEIRYSLDDYMEMETNLNNAKPTAKKTPVVEEEIVFEKKIVDEEKPVEKNKEIKEIDPFNSSIEESLKRRAEERRKKLKDFNYKFRNNISRIDEIEKQPAYKRMGIELENKKNETDASRVSLGTDSNNDVQLRTNNSFLHDNVD
- a CDS encoding GatB/YqeY domain-containing protein, coding for MSLQSKIMEGMKAAMKAKDSVALEALRAIKSGILLAKTEAGAKDELSEEEEIKLLQKLVKQRKESAAIYTEQGRADLAEPELAQVAVIEKFLPEQLSEEEIEKVVTEVISQTNADSMKDMGIVSKQLAGKADGKTISNIVKAKLA
- the ftsA gene encoding cell division protein FtsA, which translates into the protein METTKYAVGLDIGTTKIVAMIGSYNEYGKIQILGTGKSKSLGVHRGVVNNITQTIQSIQQAMQEAESVSGLKINDVVVGIAGQHIRSLQHRDYITRSDSEKVINEADLDKLCDQVYKLVMLPGEEIIHVLPQEYKVDGQAEIKEPIGMYGGRLEANFHVVVGQVSSIRNIGRCVKSAGLELGGITLEPLASANAVLSQEEKEAGVALIDIGGGTTDLAIFKDGIIRHTAVIPFGGNVITEDIKEGCSIIEKQAELLKIKFGSAWPGENKDNEIVSIPGLRGREPKEITLKNLSKIIHARVVEIIEQVYVEIKNYGHEEQKKKLIAGIVLTGGGSQLKHLKQLVEYITGMDTRIGYPNEHLAGDSDSEVASPVYATAVGLVMNALQKKEKNIHVTDEASDNNDKEKEENGNQNFAYQESQQQAAKVEQQRKSFLEKWSEKLKDFLDNAE
- a CDS encoding GIY-YIG nuclease family protein, which encodes MHFVYIIYSHKFARFYVGMSQDVKERLRQHNSGTVKSTKAFLPWVVCYQEVFETIEEARKREKYLKSAAGRRWRKNNIERPRSLPD